Genomic window (Bacillota bacterium):
CGGGCCGGGGTAGAGGAGCGCCAGCAGCTCCGGCTCCCGGAACCAGCGGGCGAAGAGCGGCAGGTCCTCGCGCCGGACGGCGTCCAGTTCGACGCGCACGGCTTCAGGCACCCCCTCGGGCAAGATCTCGTCCAGCGCCGCCTGGTAGACGGCGGCGTCGGCGTCGCTGAAGAGGACGAGGCGCACCTCCTCGACGGCGGGAAGCCCGCGGCCGGCCGCCTCGCGCAGGTCCTCCACCAGCGCGCGCAGCGCGACGCGCGCCGCCTCGGCCACGGGGTAGCCGTAGGCGCCCGTGCTGATGGAGGGGAAGGCGACGCTCCGGTCGCCCGCCTCGCGCGCGCGGGCGAGTGCCTGGCGATAGGCGCTGCTTAGCGTCGCCGCCTCGCCGCGGCCGCCTCCATGCCAGACGGGGCCGACGGCGTGGATCACGTGGCGCGCCGCCAGGCGGCCCGCGGTGGTGACCACCGCCTGGCCTGGCGGGCAGCCTCCCAGCTCGTCGTGGAGGCGGCGGCACTCGGCGTCCAGCTCGGGCCCCGCCGCGCGGTGGATGGCGCCGTCGACGCCGCCCCCGCCGAGGAGGCTCGGGTTGGCGGCGTTGACGACGGCGTCGACATGCTCGCGCGTGATGTCGCCCCGGACCAGGCTGAGCCGGCTGGCCGTGCCCGGCACGGGGCGGCGGACGAGGAGCCGGTTCTCCATCGGGCTCTCCACCCCCTTCGGTCGCCTCACTCCACCAGGTCGGCCACCGTCGCCCCCGTCAGCCGGACGAGGTCGCGCGGGTCGAGGAGGAGCTGGAGGCCGCGGGCGCCCGCGCTGACCATGATCCGCCCGTAGAGAAGCGCCCGCTCGTCGACGAGGAGGGGGAGCGGGCGCCTGGAGCCGAGCGGCGAGCAGGCGCCGCGCACGTAGCCCGTCAGCCGCCGGAGGTCGGCCTCGGGCGCCATCTCCGCCCGTTTCAAGCCGAGCAGCCGCGCCGCCTTCTTCAGCGAGAGGCGGGCGTCCCCCGGCAGGCAGGCGAGGAAGTACGCCCCGCCGCGCCCGCCCGGCTCGGGTACGGCGCGCGCCAGCAGGGTCTTGAAGGTCTGCTCCAGCGGCCAGCCCACCTTGGCCGCCGCCTCTCCGGCCGTCCGCTCCACCTGCTCGAAGGCGCGCAGCTCGTAGGTGACGCCGGCCCGCTCCAGCACTTCCAGGGCGGCCGTACGCACGCCGCTCACCGCCCGCCGCCGGCCCCGGCCCGGCCGGCCTCCGCCTCGCCTGTCTCGGGCAGGCGGCGGTCCTCCTCGGGCACGCGCTGGCCGCCCCACCGCTCCAGCCAGAGGGCGGCCCGCCTGAGTCGGTCGACGGCGCGGCGCGGTCGCGAGACGGCGTGGTGCTCGCCGGGCCAGACGACCAGCTCCGCGGGCAGGCCGCGCTTCCTGAGCGCCACGTACATCATCTCCGCCTGATCCAGCGGGCAGCGCCAGTCCTCCTGCCCGGCCATGATCAGAACCGGCGTGCGGATGGAGGCGACGGCCTGCGCCGGCGCGATGCGCCGGTAGCCCTCGGGGTTCTGCCAGGGGACGCCCAGGTCGTCCTGCCACCAGAGGTGCGAGTCATCGGTGCCGAAGGCGGCCGCGTACTCCCACATGCCGTGCTCGGAGACGGCGGCCCGGAAGCGGTCGGTGTGGCCGATGGCCCAGTTGGTCATGATCCCTCCCTGG
Coding sequences:
- a CDS encoding aminoacyl-tRNA deacylase, which produces MSGVRTAALEVLERAGVTYELRAFEQVERTAGEAAAKVGWPLEQTFKTLLARAVPEPGGRGGAYFLACLPGDARLSLKKAARLLGLKRAEMAPEADLRRLTGYVRGACSPLGSRRPLPLLVDERALLYGRIMVSAGARGLQLLLDPRDLVRLTGATVADLVE
- a CDS encoding O-acetyl-ADP-ribose deacetylase, producing the protein MENRLLVRRPVPGTASRLSLVRGDITREHVDAVVNAANPSLLGGGGVDGAIHRAAGPELDAECRRLHDELGGCPPGQAVVTTAGRLAARHVIHAVGPVWHGGGRGEAATLSSAYRQALARAREAGDRSVAFPSISTGAYGYPVAEAARVALRALVEDLREAAGRGLPAVEEVRLVLFSDADAAVYQAALDEILPEGVPEAVRVELDAVRREDLPLFARWFREPELLALLYPGPLLPNNEEDEEEWYRRQREARAAGREYTFAVRLRGSGQLLGSVALRLHEPKNRSATFGIALGDPAARGKGYGLEATRLTLDFAFGELNLHRVELEVFAYNLRAYRMYLRAGFREEGRRREAVFREGRYHDAVWMAILEEEWRAQPRDDLPRWLPPVGAGPAVAPASGPA